The sequence TTGGTCGATCTCCTGTTAAAATAATAGGTTTTGACATATTTGTTCTCTCCTAGAAATACGATTACTTCATTATAACACAATTCTTAACATCAAACAGAACAAACAAAATTAATAAGTTTGAGATAAGCATATATAACTACCTTGCAACCACTTACAAACACCTACATCTTTTGTGGAAAATTACATAAGTACAATCAACTATACTAAGTAGAGTTCTCCTGTTCTCTTTGTCAAACAATACGATAATGTCAACAGTACCAGTACCTCAAAAACATGTCATTTCTAATCAGCTTTTGAAGAACAGACTAATCCTAACTAAGTGGATAATTTTTAACTGAACTTTGAAATAAGAGAGTACTGTTTGAAAAATCAAGGCTTTTCTTGTAAAATGAAATAGTATTAAAAGATGAGGTGGAAAATTGCTAACTGTATCAGATATTTCGCTGCGATTCAGCGATCGTAAACTTTTTGATGATGTCAATATTAAATTTACAGCGGGAAATACTTATGGGTTGATTGGTGCTAATGGTGCTGGAAAATCAACTTTCTTAAAAATCCTATCAGGTGATATTGAACCTACCACAGGCTATGTTTCTCTTGGTCCAGAGGAACGCTTATCTGTTTTACGTCAAAATCATTTTGATTACGAAGAAGAACGCGCTATTGATGTTGTTATTATGGGCAACCAAGAACTCTATAATATCATGAAAGAAAAAGATGCTATTTATATGAAGCCTGATTTTTCAGATGAGGATGGTGTTCGCGCCGCTGAACTTGAAGGTCAGTTTGCGGAATTAAATGGCTGGGAAGCTGAAAGTGAAGCTTCTCAGCTCTTGCAAAATTTGAATATTCCTGAAGAACTTCACTATCAAAACATGAGTGAGCTCACTAACGGTGATAAAGTTAAAGTTTTACTTGCTAAAGCACTTTTTGGTAAACCAGATGTTCTTTTACTAGATGAACCTACCAATGGTTTAGATATCCAATCTATCAATTGGTTAGAGGATTTCTTAATAGACTTTGAAAATACTGTTATTGTAGTCTCTCACGACCGTCATTTTCTCAATAAAGTCTGCACTCATATGGCTGATCTAGATTTTGGAAAAATTAAACTCTATGTGGGTAATTATGATTTTTGGAAAGAATCTTCTGAACTAGCAGCAAAACTTCAAGCTGACCGTAATGCTAAAGCAGAAGAAAAAATCAAAGAATTACAAGAATTTGTTGCCCGTTTTTCAGCCAATGCTTCTAAATCAAAACAAGCAACTTCTCGTAAAAAAATGCTTGATAAAATTGAATTAGAAGAAATTGTACCCTCAAGCCGTAAATATCCCTTTATTAAGTTTAAAGCAGAACGTGAAATTGGAAATGATCTTTTAACAGTAGAAAACCTTTCAGTTAAAATTGATGGTGAAACCATTCTTGACAATATCAGTTTTACTTTAAATTCTGGAGATAAAACTGCTATTATTGGCCAAAATGACATTCAGTCAACAGCTCTCATTCGTGCACTTATGGGAGATATTGACTATGAAGGTACCATTAAATGGGGTGTTACAACAAGTCAATCCTATCTTCCTAAAGACAATACAAATGATTTTGCGAGTGGAGAATCTATTCTTGAATGGCTCCGTCAGTTTGCAAGTAAAGAAGAAGATGATAATACTTTTCTTCGTGGGTTCTTGGGTCGTATGCTTTTTTCTGGTGATGAGGTTAACAAGTCTGTCAGTGTCCTATCAGGTGGCGAAAAAGTGCGCGTGATGTTAGCTAAACTTATGCTCCTCAAATCCAATGTACTGGTACTCGACGATCCAACTAATCACTTAGACTTAGAGTCTATCTCAAGCTTAAATGATGGACTTAAAGATTTCAAAGAATCTATTATTTTTGCTAGTCATGATCATGAATTTATTCAAACATTAGCAAATCATATTTTGGTTATCTCTAAAAATGGTGTCATTGATCGTATTGACGAGACTTATGATGAATTTCTTGAAAATGAAGAAGTTCAGGCTAAAGTAGCACAACTCTGGCAATAAAAAGCGGAAACGCTTTTTATTTTTACATTTTAAAATTGCTATGAAAATTTTTATAAAAAAACACCAACAAAGTATTCTTCACTATAGTCTTAGTTTTCTGTTACCAAGTTTTATAATGTTTCTTGTTCTATTCTCCAAAAATATTTATTGGGGGAGTAGCACAACTATTTTAGCTAGTGATGGTTTTCATCAATATGTGATTTTTGATATTCTTTTTCGTAATATTCTCCATGGAACAGACAGTCTGTTTTACTCTTTTAAGGCTGGTCTTGGTTTTAATGTTTTTGCTCTGACAAGTTATTACTTGGGAAGTTTTTTAACACCTTTTACTTACTTTTTTAATGTAAAAAATATGGCAGATGCTTTTTATCTCTTCACTTTAATCAAATTTGGTCTAATTGGTTTATCTGCTTTTTACAGTCTTGGTCAAATTTATGCTAAAATCTCTAAATTACTCGTTTTGATGCTGTCAACATCTTATGCTTTAATGAGCTTTACTAGCAGTCAGTTAGAATTAAACAATTGGTTAGATATTTTTATCCTGCTACCACTTATTATGCTTGGTTTGCAACATTTAATAGAAAAGAAGGGGATTTTTCTTTATTTTCTAACTCTTACTTGTTTATTTATTCAAAATTACTATTTTGGTTTCATGGCAGCTATTTTCTTAACCTTTTGGTTCTTTACACAAGTATCATGGGATATTAGAAAAAGACTGAAACGATTAAGTGATTTCGTGCTCGTATCCATTTTTGCGACGCTGACAAGTGCTTTCATGCTGCTTCCAACATTTCTTGATTTAAAGAGTCATGGTGAAAAAATAGCAAACCATTTTGATTGCTTATCATCAGACATCTGGTATTTCGATTTTTTTGTTAAAAATCTTCTTGGCAGTTACGATACGACAAAATATGGCTCTATTCCAACGATTTATGCTGGATTACTTCCTTTAGTCTTTGCTATTATCTTTTTCTTTGTTAAATCTATAAAATGGCAGGTTAAAGTAGCTTATTTTCTTTTATTGACTATTATTATTGCAAGTTTTAACTTTCAACCACTTGATTTATTTTGGCAAGGGATGCATTCACCCAATATGTTTTTGCATCGTTATTCTTGGGTTTTCTCCCTAATTATTGTCATAATGTCAGCTGAAACGTTAACTCGAATAAGGGATATAAAATTGAAAAATTTTTATCCAGCCTTTACTTTCTTGGGAGTAGGATTTTTAGCAACTTTTTTATTCAAAGATTATTATGATTATCTGACACATGTTAACTTTATATTAACAACTATCTTTTTAGTTAGTTATTTTATTATTCTTTTTATCTTTTTTAATCGATTAATTTCTTATAAAGTTATTATTTCCTTTACACTTATCTTTACAAGTTTTGAAATAGCTTTAAATACTTTTTATCAAATTGAAGGCATCCAAACTGACTGGAATTTCCCTTCAAAAGATGTTTATGAAGATAGTGTAAAGGAAATTGACAACTATGTTAAGAAAACTAAAAAAGATAACTTAGAATTCTTTCGAACAGAAAAACAAATTCCCCAAACTTACAATGATGGTATGAAATTTAATTATAATAGCATTTCTCAATTCTCATCTGTCAAAAATAACTTATCGGCACAATTATTGAATTCTCTAGGCTACTATTCACAAGGAAATCATTCTACCATTAGTTATCCTAATAATACTATTTTGATGGATAGTCTTTTTTCAATTAAATACAATATTAGTAATCAAAATCCTCATAAATTTGGATTCCATTTAAAACAGAAAAATAATAAATTACAATTTTACAAAAATTCTTACTCTCTTCCTTTAGCTCTTATGTCAAATAAGATTTACAAAGATGTCAATTTTGATTCTTATCCCCTTGATAATCAACAAAAATTTGTTAATGAATTGACAGATCTAAATCTTACACTTTTTAAAGAAATCCCTATTATTTCAAGTGTCGGAATGCAAGTTTTAGACAATCGTGTTACTATTAATGATTCAAAAGGAAATAAAGCAAAAGTTTACTATACTGTAAAGTGTCCTGCAAATAGTCAACTTTATATCAGCCTTCCTAACTTGACAGTTAATAATAAAGACGAAAATGTCTTTATAACAACTAACAAGCAGACAAGTTCTTATATCATGGATGAAAGTTATCATCTTTTTAATTTAGGAAATTATAAAAAAACTCAAACATTAATATTTAAGCTTAGTTTTCCAAAAAATAAAACGGTTAGTTATGATTTACCACATATTTATGCTCTCGATTTAAATGCCTATAAAAAAAGTATAAAACAATTAAAAAGTCAAACTGTTAAAACTACAACTAAGAAAAACAAAATTTTTACTACCTATATTGCCAAAAAGAGAACATCTTTGATTTACACTTTACCATATGATAAAGGTTGGTCTGCTAAACAAAACGGAAAAGCAATTAAAATATCTAAAGCACAAAATGGACTAATGAAAATTGATGTTTCTAAAGGTAGTGGGAAGATTATAATGACTTTTGTACCTCAAGGGCTATATCAAGGAATTCTTCTTACCTGTCTAGGTATCCTTCTCTTTGTATTTTACCAATTTTCTTACAATAAAACTTTTAAAAATTTAATTTAAAATAATTGATCAGAACATAAATAAGACCTCTCATACTTTATAAAACAGTCAATTTTACAAAAAGAGGAAACAATAAAAGTCTTAGAAGTATTGATATATCAGTGTTTCTAGGAGTTTTTTTATCTTGAAAAGAAAAAGATTGAAGAAAAAATCCAATGGATCTTTTCTTCAATCTAAAATCCCATATTATTACGAGATTAGTGTCTTATCACTCCGGCAGTAGGACTCGAACCTACGACATCATGATTAACAGTCATGCGCTACTACCAACTGAGCTATGCCGGAATATATAGTCCGTACGGGATTCGAACCCGTGTTACCGCCGTGAAAAGGCGGTGTCTTAACCCCTTGACCAACGGACCATAAATGTTTCATCAACACTCTTATTATTATAACAAATATCTTTTATTTGTCTAGCTTTTTTTCAAAAAATTATAACTAAAAATGAACATTTGTCAATGATGTGAGACCTAGCTCCCAAAAAAGAAGAAACCTTGATATGATAAGAGTACCACCCACTCATCAAAAAGGAATCTTCTCATGACTAGTATACCACAACCCCTTCGTTATTTGCCACACACCCTTGATACTCGCTACCATGCTGTCAAAACCTATCGTGGTGGCGCTTCTGTTGCTTTCATCTGCCGACGCTATAAGGTCTCTAAAGCTTCCCTTATGAGGTGGAACAAACGATTTGACGGAACCAAAGCCTCTCTTCAAGACAAATCTCACAGACCTCTGACACCCCATCCCAAGGCTCATACAGAACAAGAAATAGCCTGGATAAAAAACTGTATTCGAAGAAACCCCCATGCCACTCTCATTGAAATCTTCTACAAGCTCAAATTAAATAAGGGCTATGACAGGCATCCCTGCTCACTCTTTCGGATCTTGAGAAAACTAGACTTCTTCAAACCTGCTAAAGCAAAGACCAAACCCTATATTCCAAAGCCTTACGATACACCAACAAAACTCGGTATCAAGTGGCAGATGGCTGTCAAATACGTGCCAAAAGACTGCTATACTGGGGCAATGCCTGATAAATTCTACCAATACACCATCATTGACGAGGCCAGTCGAGAACGCTTCATCTTCCCTTTCAAGGAACAATCTTCTCATTCCACCATCCAATTTGTCAAAATGGCCATCCGACACTTTGGCTACAAGCCGAAAATCATACAAACGGACAATGGCTTCGAGTTTACCCATTTCAAGGAAAATAAACACGTTCACCCTCTGGATATTCTCTGTCGTGAACTAAGCATTGAACACAAACTCATCCGACCTAGAACTCCCAGACACAACGGTAAGGTTGAACGAAGCCACAGAAACGACAATAGACGATTCTACCAGCACTTACAATTTTATTCTTATGACGACCTCATCAAACAGATGAAACGCTACCTCTACACTTCAAACAGACTACCCATGCAGACTCTGGGCTGGAAATCTCCTATCGACATGCGAAAAGTCCTATCAGGAGCTAGCTCCTGATAGGCTAGCAAAAAGCTAGTCAGGTTTTATCTTTTTTGGTCTCACATCATTGACAAATGTTCAAAAAGTAACTCAAGGTTCTTTAAAATAGGATTGACAGTCATCTATGAATTTTGTTAGAATAATAGAGTTACGAGGTCTCATAGCTCAGCTGGATAGAGCATTCGCCTTCTAAGCGAACGGTCGCAGGTTCGAATCCTGCTGGGATCAAAAAAGTCTTTTAATCTCATCTAAAAGGCTTCTTCTTTATTTAAAAAATAAATTAAGGCTAACATAGGCAAAAGTAAAAAATATAAACTACTTTTGATTAAATAATGGCACGTAACAGTCGATAATAAAACACCTATCATAAACATAATAATAGCCATAAAAATATAAAA comes from Streptococcus troglodytae and encodes:
- a CDS encoding ATP-binding cassette domain-containing protein codes for the protein MLTVSDISLRFSDRKLFDDVNIKFTAGNTYGLIGANGAGKSTFLKILSGDIEPTTGYVSLGPEERLSVLRQNHFDYEEERAIDVVIMGNQELYNIMKEKDAIYMKPDFSDEDGVRAAELEGQFAELNGWEAESEASQLLQNLNIPEELHYQNMSELTNGDKVKVLLAKALFGKPDVLLLDEPTNGLDIQSINWLEDFLIDFENTVIVVSHDRHFLNKVCTHMADLDFGKIKLYVGNYDFWKESSELAAKLQADRNAKAEEKIKELQEFVARFSANASKSKQATSRKKMLDKIELEEIVPSSRKYPFIKFKAEREIGNDLLTVENLSVKIDGETILDNISFTLNSGDKTAIIGQNDIQSTALIRALMGDIDYEGTIKWGVTTSQSYLPKDNTNDFASGESILEWLRQFASKEEDDNTFLRGFLGRMLFSGDEVNKSVSVLSGGEKVRVMLAKLMLLKSNVLVLDDPTNHLDLESISSLNDGLKDFKESIIFASHDHEFIQTLANHILVISKNGVIDRIDETYDEFLENEEVQAKVAQLWQ
- a CDS encoding YfhO family protein, producing MKIFIKKHQQSILHYSLSFLLPSFIMFLVLFSKNIYWGSSTTILASDGFHQYVIFDILFRNILHGTDSLFYSFKAGLGFNVFALTSYYLGSFLTPFTYFFNVKNMADAFYLFTLIKFGLIGLSAFYSLGQIYAKISKLLVLMLSTSYALMSFTSSQLELNNWLDIFILLPLIMLGLQHLIEKKGIFLYFLTLTCLFIQNYYFGFMAAIFLTFWFFTQVSWDIRKRLKRLSDFVLVSIFATLTSAFMLLPTFLDLKSHGEKIANHFDCLSSDIWYFDFFVKNLLGSYDTTKYGSIPTIYAGLLPLVFAIIFFFVKSIKWQVKVAYFLLLTIIIASFNFQPLDLFWQGMHSPNMFLHRYSWVFSLIIVIMSAETLTRIRDIKLKNFYPAFTFLGVGFLATFLFKDYYDYLTHVNFILTTIFLVSYFIILFIFFNRLISYKVIISFTLIFTSFEIALNTFYQIEGIQTDWNFPSKDVYEDSVKEIDNYVKKTKKDNLEFFRTEKQIPQTYNDGMKFNYNSISQFSSVKNNLSAQLLNSLGYYSQGNHSTISYPNNTILMDSLFSIKYNISNQNPHKFGFHLKQKNNKLQFYKNSYSLPLALMSNKIYKDVNFDSYPLDNQQKFVNELTDLNLTLFKEIPIISSVGMQVLDNRVTINDSKGNKAKVYYTVKCPANSQLYISLPNLTVNNKDENVFITTNKQTSSYIMDESYHLFNLGNYKKTQTLIFKLSFPKNKTVSYDLPHIYALDLNAYKKSIKQLKSQTVKTTTKKNKIFTTYIAKKRTSLIYTLPYDKGWSAKQNGKAIKISKAQNGLMKIDVSKGSGKIIMTFVPQGLYQGILLTCLGILLFVFYQFSYNKTFKNLI
- a CDS encoding DDE-type integrase/transposase/recombinase, which translates into the protein MTSIPQPLRYLPHTLDTRYHAVKTYRGGASVAFICRRYKVSKASLMRWNKRFDGTKASLQDKSHRPLTPHPKAHTEQEIAWIKNCIRRNPHATLIEIFYKLKLNKGYDRHPCSLFRILRKLDFFKPAKAKTKPYIPKPYDTPTKLGIKWQMAVKYVPKDCYTGAMPDKFYQYTIIDEASRERFIFPFKEQSSHSTIQFVKMAIRHFGYKPKIIQTDNGFEFTHFKENKHVHPLDILCRELSIEHKLIRPRTPRHNGKVERSHRNDNRRFYQHLQFYSYDDLIKQMKRYLYTSNRLPMQTLGWKSPIDMRKVLSGASS